The Raphanus sativus cultivar WK10039 chromosome 2, ASM80110v3, whole genome shotgun sequence genome includes a region encoding these proteins:
- the LOC108841309 gene encoding uncharacterized protein LOC108841309 — protein MADEKEIIDICSFHAENEDEENDIDSETSEEDEEEEDDDDEEAEEEEEEEEKEDDDDQSLSGDDSEWSEDDSTDSNSDFDDDEDEDDDDEDDEEDSLVDKVTRLLKGLSI, from the exons ATGGCGGATGAGAAGGAGATTATTGATATTTGTAGTTTCCATGCAGAAAAcgaagatgaagaaaatgatATAGACAGTGAGACCAGCGAAgaagacgaggaagaagaagatgatgatgatgaagaagcagaagaagaagaagaagaagaagaaaaagaagatgatgatgatcagagCTTGAG TGGAGATGATAGCGAATGGAGTGAAGATGATTCCACGGATTCAAATTCAGACTTTGATGATGACGAAGATGAAGATGACGACGACGAGGATGATGAGGAAGACTCTCTTGTAGATAAAGTCACTCGCCTGCTCAAGGGTTTATCTATTTAG
- the LOC108840048 gene encoding LOW QUALITY PROTEIN: uncharacterized protein LOC108840048 (The sequence of the model RefSeq protein was modified relative to this genomic sequence to represent the inferred CDS: inserted 1 base in 1 codon): MMRNVGSSSSGSKGIAAVVGVGPKLXRSVAQKFAHEGYTVAILARDLGRLSRVAEEIAREEKAQVFAIRIDCADPRSVREAFEGVLSLGFVEVLVYNAYHSSSSYTSHHPTSFTHIPFQSFHTSISVSVFAAFLCAQQVIPGMMDKGKGTILFTGCSASLNGVAGFSELCCGKFALRALSQCLAREYQPFGIHVAHVIIDGVVGPPRETNIPLRGVVAEQSYNVRGEDGEGEGESSGVMGMDPDVLAQTYWSLHVQDRRAWTQELDIRPSNTRF, from the exons ATGATGAGAAACGTAGGAAGTTCGAGCTCCGGCAGCAAAGGCATAGCGGCGGTGGTCGGCGTAGGTCCAAAAC GCCGTTCAGTCGCTCAAAAGTTCGCACATGAAGGCTACACCGTCGCCATTCTCGCCCGCGATCTAG GCAGGTTATCTCGAGTGGCTGAAGAGATAGCGAGAGAAGAGAAAGCGCAAGTGTTTGCTATAAGAATTGATTGTGCGGATCCAAGAAGCGTAAGAGAAGCCTTTGAAGGAGTGTTGTCCTTAGGGTTTGTTGAGGTTTTAGTGTACAATGCttatcactcttcttcttcttacacAAGTCACCATCCCACTTCATTCACCCACATTCCTTTCCAATCTTTTCATACTTCTATTTCTGTCTCCGTCTTCGCTGCATTCTTGTGCGCCCAACAG GTTATTCCCGGGATGATGGATAAAGGGAAAGGAACTATACTCTTCACGGGTTGCTCGGCGTCATTGAATGGCGTTGCTGGTTTCTCCGAGCTAT GCTGTGGGAAATTTGCGTTGAGGGCACTTTCTCAATGCTTAGCAAGAGAATATCAACCTTTTGGAATACATGTGGCTCATGTTATCATCGATGGTGTGGTTGGACCTCCAAG AGAAACAAACATCCCACTGAGAGGAGTGGTTGCAGAACAATCATACAACGTTAGAGGCGaagatggagaaggagaaggcgAAAGCTCGGGAGTGATGGGAATGGATCCTGATGTATTGGCTCAAACATATTGGAGCCTTCATGTTCAAGATCGGAGAGCTTGGACTCAAGAACTCGATATCCGACCATCAAACACAAGGTTCTAG